A window of Rufibacter sp. LB8 contains these coding sequences:
- a CDS encoding DUF6602 domain-containing protein: MSNKIQQAIILEKINYLKLAFNEVATSVFWDEKTKSLKHPGEYGMYREVIIKEFLKSVVPQKLSIGNGFVINSNEEVSTQCDIIIYDKDSTPLIEDSERQKFFPVETIIALGEVKSNLSKVQLKVALNKLARTKKLREHITEPSTIRKIVDGDFDPINCPYDNIFSFIICKKLDFDLKNIANEIDTLYESDIMPWQKHNLILSLDDGLITYILQVGEKDRVFSYPYVKGQSNHASFVTNNTNNDAHILLFSTMMFGNTSSISTYLPDLQCYLSYQLDYNYVKKGKE; the protein is encoded by the coding sequence ATGAGTAATAAAATACAACAAGCTATAATTCTTGAAAAGATTAATTATTTAAAACTCGCTTTTAATGAAGTGGCAACGTCAGTATTTTGGGACGAGAAAACCAAGAGCTTGAAGCACCCTGGTGAATATGGAATGTATAGAGAAGTTATAATCAAAGAATTTCTAAAATCTGTTGTGCCTCAAAAGCTAAGCATTGGCAATGGTTTTGTAATAAACAGTAATGAGGAAGTCAGTACGCAATGTGATATTATTATTTATGATAAAGATAGCACTCCTCTGATTGAAGATTCTGAAAGGCAAAAGTTTTTTCCTGTAGAAACGATTATTGCTTTAGGCGAAGTAAAGTCTAATTTATCAAAAGTACAGTTGAAAGTAGCTTTGAATAAATTAGCTAGAACAAAAAAACTTAGAGAACACATTACAGAACCTTCAACAATTAGAAAGATTGTAGATGGAGACTTCGACCCAATAAATTGTCCGTATGATAATATATTTAGTTTTATTATTTGCAAAAAATTAGATTTTGATTTAAAAAATATAGCTAATGAGATTGATACTTTGTATGAATCAGATATAATGCCATGGCAAAAACATAATTTAATTTTAAGTCTTGATGATGGTTTAATAACCTATATTTTACAAGTTGGAGAGAAAGACAGAGTATTTTCTTACCCCTATGTAAAAGGACAATCTAATCATGCATCATTTGTTACTAATAATACAAATAATGATGCACATATTTTGCTCTTTTCCACTATGATGTTTGGTAATACATCTTCCATTAGTACTTATCTTCCAGATTTACAATGTTATTTATCTTATCAACTTGATTACAATTATGTAAAAAAGGGTAAAGAATAA